The following is a genomic window from Oikeobacillus pervagus.
AACATTTTATTTCACGATTAATTCAAGCAAAGATTCCCTATTTATTTGTCACCAATAATTCTTCCCGAACAAAAGAACAAGTAGCAGAGAAATTGACGACTTTTAATATACCAGCAACACCTGAACAAATCTTTACCACTTCAATGGCAACAGCGAACTTTATGTATGAAAGAAAGCCAGCAGCAACTGTTTTTGTTATTGGGGAAGAAGGAATTCGTGAAGCTCTTACACAAAAAGGATTTACATTTGTAGATGAAAAGCCAGATTTTGTTGTGGTGGGAATTGACCGGGAAATCAATTATGAAAAATTGACCTTGGCTTGTATAGGTATAAGAAATGGAGCCACTTTTATTTCGACGAATGGAGATATTGTCATTCCAACAGAAAGAGGACTTCTACCTGGAAATGGTTCGATAACAGCTATGATTTCCGTATCCACCGAGACAGAACCTATTTTCATTGGAAAACCAGAGGCAATCATCATGGAGCAAGCATTAAAAACATTAGGAACGTCTAAAGAAGAAACCTTAATGGTAGGGGATAATTATAAAACAGATATTCTCGCGGGTATTCATGCTGGACTGGATACATTATTAGTTCACACGGGAGTCACAACGCCAGAACACTTAAAACAATATTCAATCCAACCGACCTATGCCATTCAAAATCTAGATGAATGGTCGGTATAATAGTTTGTGTGAAAACAAAGTGCCAGGTTCCTTTCCTAGAAATGAGTAGAGGATTCCTGGCATTTTGTTCTATTTAGCAACTAAAAAAATTAGAACTGAGGGTCACCCTTGAAAAATGTTATCATGCTTCCGCATTTGTTTTCATCCAGCTCCAGTGCCTATCGTCTAGCGTATTTCTCCGTCTTTTCCCTCCGATAAGTCAACATCAACTCGCAAAACCGTCTCGCTGTGTTTCCTTTATCTCAGTCAAAGACTACGAAATCCGTACGCCGATGGACAAGGCCCTTCCGCATTTGTTTTCATCCAGCTCCAGTGCCTATCGTCTAGCGTATTTCTCCGTCTTTTCCCTCCGATAAGTCAACATCAGCTCGCAAAACCATCTCGCTGTGTTTCCTTTATCTCAGTCAAAGACTACGAAATCCGAACGACGATGAACAAGGCGCTTCCGCATTTGTTTTCATTCGGTATTTGCTGCTCTATGGGCTAAGCGACTGGAAGCGGCGGCCGCAATTGCACCGACAATATCATCTAAAAAGGTGTGGACCTCACCGGTTGATTTATCATTTAAACGATCTAAAATTCCAGGTTTTTGTTTATCTATATATCCATAATTTGTGAACCCAATGGAACCGTACACATTTACAATCGAGAAAGCAAGTATTTCATCAACACCATATAACCCCTCATCCGTTTCAATAATAGATTGAAGAGGTTCTTCTAACATCTTCTTTTCCGCCAAAATATCCATTTGAATTCCGGTAATAATGGCATTTTGAACTTCCCGTTTTCCCAATACCCGTTCTACATTTTCAATACACTCTTCCATTTTTAAGTCAGGATGATACTTATTTTGAAGAAACATGACGAGTTCGGCAATATCTTCAATTTTGACTCCTCGATCTGTTAACCATTTTCGGGCGGTTTTTTCAGTTAAATCCATGGGGCTATCACTTTTTCCATTCATTCTTGATCACCTTTTCTTTCTTCATGCTTGTATTTAAGGTTATGTGAAACAAAGAGTATTTATGCGATTTTCGAAGGATTCATCATTCGATTTAGCAGGCAAAACACGATCAATACGTGAATGATAACTAGAATTAAAAGATGGCTCATATATATGATAATATCTTTTGAAATAAAATCCAATAAAAGGGGGTTGTTCAGGTGGAATTACACCATTTATTAGAAAGACATTACGGTGTAAAAATTGAAGACGTTTTGCAAGATGGAGTTGATTTAAGATACAGTTCCAAAGGGTTTCTATATACTATTAGTAATGTGACCAACTGGGAACAAGAATTATTAGCAGAATTACACAAAATGTCTAATCATTTAATGGCAAAGGGAGATCCATCTGTTTCAACTTTTGTTTCAAATAAAGACGGTCGTTTTTTAATGACGGTAAATGAAGCAGATTATGTTGTGTTAAAAAATAATCGGATCCCAAGCCCCGCTTCGATTCGTTATGGAAGGAAGTTGGCCAGATTTCACAATAGAGGTCAATATATGAATGAAAATATTCAGCATGCAAGCCGCATCGGTCAATGGAAATATTTATGGGAACAAAGGCTTGAACAATTAGAAAGCTTATTTCATCAGATTATCCGTCAGCATCCTGAAGATTCATTTGAAGAGATGTTCGTTAAGTCCTATCCCTATTATATGGGGCTTGCGGAAAATGCCATTCAATATATAGTGGATACTGAAATAGATGAACAGCCTCAAGAAGTGGATTCAGGTACTATTTGCCATGACCGTTTTCATCGTAAATCATGGGGAGATGATTTATTCATTCGCAATCCCCTAGACTGGGTGTTTGATCATCCAGGTCGGGATCTAGCTGAATGGATTCGATCAACCTATTGGAGTCATTCACGAATTTACCGGCAGGATATCCAAACCTTTTTGAATGAATACCAATCATTACGATCATTATCCGCTTTTTCATGGAGATTAATTTATGCAAGATTATTATTTCCACTCCATTATTTTGAATGTATAGAAGATTATTTTTTAACCACAGAGACCCAGACGAAAAAGCAATTAGAAGAGCAATTAGATCGAGCAATAAGAGATGCGACAGATTATGAACATTTTCTCGCACTCTTTTACGAAATAGCGAATGTCCCCGTACGCCAATATCGGATTCCGTTGATTGCATGGCTACACTAAAATGAGTGTCTTCTTGCCAAAGACTCAATATGGTAAAATAAACAAAAAGATGGCAAGGAGAGGGAGGATGGAGCGGTGAAACCTATTATTTTAATCACGAGAAAATTACCTGATGCAGCGATAAAGGATTTAAAAAATCAATATCATATCGACATGTGGGAAGAGGAAGATGTTCCTATTCCACGAGAGATATTATTGGAAAAATCTAAAAATGTCGATGCATTATTAACGATGATTACCGAAAAGATTGATGAGGAATTGATTGCGAATGCTAAACAGTTAAAAGTCATTGCCAATTGTGCAGTTGGATATGATAATGTCGATGTGGAAACGGCGACGAAATATGGGGTAGCCGTATGCAATACTCCGGATGTATTAACAGATACAACGGCAGATTTAACATTTGCTTTGCTGATGGTAACCGCTAGACGGATGATAGAAGCGGAAAAATATATTCAAAATGGTCAATGGAAAAGTTGGTCTCCTTTTTTATTAGCTGGAAAAGATATTCATCATAAAACGCTTGGAATTGTCGGCATGGGGAAAATTGGATCCAAAGTAGCAAAACGTGCGAAAGGCTTTGATATGAATATTTTATATCATAACCGTACACGAAAAATCGAAGTAGAAGAAGAGATTGGCGCCAAATACTGTTCGTTTGAAGAACTATTAAGAACAGCTGATTTTGTCGTTTGCTTAGCTCCTTTGACTCCTGAGACGGAAGGAATGTTTCAAAAAGAGCAATTTAATATGATGAAAAAGGACGCGATTTTTATCAATGTAGGAAGAGGTCCTATCGTCAATGAACAGGATTTATATGAAGCAGTAAAGAATGGAGTAATCGGTGGGGCAGGCTTAGACGTGTTCGAGAAAGAGCCGATTGATGAAACACATCCATTGCTGACTCTTCCTAATGTGGTCGCACTTCCCCATATCGGAAGTTCATCGGTTGAGACTAGAATGAGAATGATTCAATTAAGCTGCTCAAACATTGATCAAATATTAAAAGAAAAAATCCCACATACACTTGTAAATAAACAAATCATGTTATAAAAATAACTCCCTCAAACATAGATGTTGAGGGAGTTAATAGTCTTCTGTATAAAAATAGACTTAGAAAACTTGTTCTACTTCCAAAACACCTGGAACTTCTTCTAAAAGAGCGCGTTCGATTCCGGCTTTAAGAGTAATGGTAGAACTCGGGCAACTTCCGCATGCCCCTAAAAGACGTAGCTTTACAATTCCATCTTCTACATCGACAAGTTCACAGTCTCCGCCATCGCGAAGTAAGAACGGCCGTAATTTATCTAATACTTCTTGTACTTGCTCGGTCATTTGTTGGTCAGACATACTTATCGACTCCTTTCTACTATTTCTATTATAAAGAGTATTAAATAAAAAATCCATTCGAGTCGATTGTCTTTTGAAATATTTTTATTTCGAATTTTCTTATTTTCGTGTACACTAATGTAAAGCTAAAAAAATGAACGTGAAAAAAGAGAGCTGAAAGGATGTCAACATGGATAAACAGGTGGAAATTATCATTTACGGTGCAGAGGTCGTTTGTGCAAGTTGTGTGAATTCACCATCATCAAAAGAAACATACGAATGGATTGAGGCCGCTGTTTCGCGGAAATTTCCAAATCAACCTTTCAAAATATCTTATGTAGATATTCATCAACCACAAGAAGATGAACTAAAAAAATCCTTCTGCCAAAAAATCATCGACGAAGATATGTTCTACCCCGTCGTATTAATAGAAGAACAAATCGTAGGAGAAGGAAACCCAAGATTAAAAGCGATTTATGCAGAGATGGAAAAATACGGATACCGTAGTGAATGAGGTTATCAGAGAAGATGCGGGATGAACGGGCAAGATTTGTAAAAATAGGGGACTATCAGTGAACAAGAGCAGGATAGGCGAAGTTGTGCAAATTGGGAGAAGTAACGCAAAAAATGGCGGGAAATAGTCATATATTCTGGGAAATGTGCAAATAACCCCGGAAGTAGCGCAAATAACTTCAGAAGTAACGCAAAACCTTCTGGGAAATAAGCAAAAGCACTTGGGAAATGATCATTTCCCAAGAAACGCACACCCAAGCAGTAACGAAAAATAGGGTCATCCCAAAAGTTTGCGATGGCTCCACATTCCAATTTATTTTGATTAGAAATTTTGCGGAGACAGGCTCTTTTTGAGAAAACCCCATTTAGAAATTTATCCGTTATGATATTTGTATAACCAAAGTACTCCAGATTTCATAAGGCGGGCTAGACGACCGGTAATCGCGCGATCGGCTACAAATCCAAATCCTTGTTTTTTACCTAAAGAACCTAAAATGCCCTTAAGTTTGATTTCTGGAAGTTCGTCTGGAAGTGGGTCACCGTTCCAACGTTTTTGCAGGACTTGCACAATTTGCTCCGCTTGTCCTTCAGCTAGTTGCGCACTTGGAGCATGTGGTAGACTTGCGCAATCACCCACGACATATACATTTTCATGTTCAGGAATATTATGATACTTTGTTAGAACAACGCGGCCTGAACGATCTTTTTCTACATCCATTTCACGGACGACCTTACTAGGTTGAATTCCGGCTGTCCAAACAATGGCATCACATTGAACTGGATCCTCGTGATTATAGAGAAGACCAGGTTCAACTTTTGTAATATTGGCATTATTCACTACTTCTACGCCATGGTCTGTAAACCATTCATGAATATACTTACTAAGACGCTCTGGAAAAGCGGATAAAATTCGTGTACCACGGTCAAATAATTTGATGTCCAAATCTGGACGGCTCTCATGAAGCTCACTGGCCAATTCGATTCCACTTAATCCTGCTCCAACTATTCCAACAATCGAACCTGCTGGCATATTGGATAAATGTTGGTAAGACACTCTTGCTTTTCCAATCGTTTGAATGGTAAGAGAGTATTCTTCAGCACCCGGAACATTATGGAATTTGTCTTCACAGCCTAAACCAATCACTAAATCATCAAAGTGAATAGGTTCGGAATCTTTACAGATAATCTGTTGATTTTCAATATCAATATTAGTTACTTCTGCAAAGACTTGATTCAGGCGTGGATGTTCTGGAAATGGAACACGAATATGTTGATCAGAAATAGTCCCAGCGGCTAGAGCATAATACTCCGTTTTCAAACAGTGATACGGTACCTTATCAACTAGAGTAATGGTAACATCATCAGGCAACTGGTTTGGCAATAAGCGCAGCAGAACGCGCATATTCCCATATCCCCCTCCAAGTAACACTAAATGTTTCATATTATTATTTCCCCTTTTGCTTAATGCTTTTGATGGAAAAAATCCCTCTAGAAAAAATCCCTTACAAAAAAATAAACCCTTTAATCTAGCTGTGGCTCCTAGTGGCTCGAGGTCATCTGCTCTGCCTTTCTGTCGCAAAGTACGCGACGACAAGGCTGATCAGATGCTTGTCGCCCCTGAACAGTCGCCTCGCATTTTTAATCTAGCTGTGGCTCCTAGCTACTCGAGGTCAAAAGCACATCCTTTCTGTGACAAAATACGCCACGTCAAGGCAGTTCTTTTGCATATCGTAGCTGAACAGTGCCTCACTTTTTTATTTACTATTCCATTATGAAGTATATCGAAAGAATGAATAATACACAACAGCATTTGGCTGTTTTTATTCTTGGTATAGGAAACTCTAAAAATAAAGAACGGTGGGTCACTTTTTTAAATGTGGTCTCCTCAGCTCCAGCGCCTATCGTCTAGCGAATTTCTCCGTATTCTCCCTCCGATAAGTCAACATCAGCTCGGGAAGGGCCTCGCAGTGTTTCCTTTATCTCAGTCGAAACTTGCGAAATCCGTACGCCGATGAGCGAGGCGCTTCCGCATTTGTCTCCTCTAGCTCCAGCGCCTATCGTCTAGCGAATTTCTCCGTATTCTCCCTCCGATAAGTCAACATCAGCTCGAGAAGGGCCTCGCAGTGTTTCTTTTATCTCAGTCGAAACTTGCGAAATCCGTACTCAGACCTGAAGCATTTTTGCTTTTGTTCTTTGAAAAAATTGTTGAAAAAACTAAAAAAATGATCTTTATTCTTTAACCAAAGGGTGACTAATAGTACAATAGTTTTTGTGAGGTGAGATGAATTGAAACCATTAATTGAATTTTGTATTAGTAATTTGGCAAATGGTGCTCAGAAAGCACTTGAGATATTAGAAAAAGATTCGAATTTAGATGTGATTGAGTATGGCTGTTGCAGTTATTGCAGTCGTTGTGCGGAAAATCTGTACGCTGTTGTGAACGGGGAGCCGGTAGATGGAGATACACCAGAGGAGCTTGTTAAAAATATTTATGAGTATTTGGAAGAAAACCCTATGTTTTAATGAAATCTGTTCATTTACAATGGACAAACTTTAAACCAGGCTATCTCTTAAGGTATATAGGGTAGCCTGATTTTTTGTTTAGGATACTAAAAATTTTAGTACTGTGCATAACCTAACAATGTTGTCCACGTCTAGAAAATTTTCCCGTTTTCTCCCTCCGATAAGTCAACATTAGCTCGTGTACTACCTCACTCTCGTTTCCTTTATCTCAGTCGAAACTTGCGAAATCCGTACGCCAGACCTGCGGCGCTTGCGCTTTTGTTTCTTCCATAACTTATTATTTAACCTCTTTCATCGTATCCCTCAGTTCGTACCATTGTTCGCGGGCCATTTCAATGATTCTTTTTTCGGTTGAATACCTTTGCTTTTCAATCACTTTTGAAAAATAGGTGCTCGCTTTTTCCCATTTCCCGATTCTTTTGTTCAACTCCCCGATTAAATATAGAACTTTTACATCAGTCATTTGTGTTCCTGTAAAATCATCTGCCATATAGGATTCATAATAATGGTCGGCGGCTAATTTTAAAAAGCGTGTTTCTTGTTTTTCATTTTTTAATTCACGATAGAGCCAGGCCGTTCTTAACAATAGCCCTGCAATCGTAATATGTTTTTCTTTTTTTAAATTTGCGCAATAAGCGGCTAATTTATAGCTGTTAATAGCAACCTGTATGTTTCTCTCCTTCTCATATTTCTCCTGTGGGACCCACTGGGCACATACATGAGCTTCAATTTGCCCCTTTGTGTTCGGTGAAAAATAGGGTGAAAAATCCTCCGTAAAGGAGAAACCACAATGAGGGCACACTTTAACATTATAAAAAAGCGGGTTGATGTCATTGTTTTCATAAATGGGACAAAGGTCAGTGTCGTGACCGATTACCTTTATAAAACGTGACCGGACTTTGTTTGTGATAAAAGACTTATGACAAAATAAACATTTTTCTTTTTTTCCATAAAGCGGGGTAATTTCGTCCATTTTATTGGCCCCCTTCATTTTATTAAAAAGGACTTATGACCCTATTATAATCATAAATATGAGAAAAAAGAATGATTAAATAGGAAGTTCATCAGGAAAATCATCCTATATGATGGATAGGGAGGTTGAAGCATGTTAGTTGAGTGCACAATAAACAATGTTTATAATTATAATAAGGTAAAAACATAGGTAAAAAAGCGGGTTGCTTAGCATAAAGTATGATAGAACGGAGGGAAAAATGATGAGTGAACTCATTACAATTACGGAAGCTGCGGCATCACAAGTGAAAGAAATGATGAAGCATAATGAAGAAGAGGGGGCTTTCCTACGTGTCGCCATTAAAGGGGGCGGATGTAGTGGCTTATCCTATGGAATGGGATTTGACCATGAAAAAAATGAAGGCGATCAACAGCTAGAACAACATGGAATTTCCATTCTAGTCGATGAGGAAAGTGCGGCCATTTTAAAAGGAACAGTGATCGATTATAAACAATCCATGTTAGGTGGCGGCTTCACCATTGACAATCCAAATGCGATTGCATCATGTGGCTGTGGATCATCGTTCCGAACAGCGACAAATACGGGTAAGCCTGAGGAATGCTAATCGTCTGAAAAAATGACCGTGTTTGCAAGCATCAAATAAAATTCAGGTGTTATGCCTTTAATATTTTGACCAATGAGGGACTCTTCAGAAGAGCAGGATGACTGACTTTTCTTTAGAGCCCTTTTATTTTATTGTTCAAAAATCGATGTACTATGAAGAGGCTGGACTCTTGCTTTCGGGTCCATGTATGCTTTGGCGTTATTAACTGCTGTTGGCGCTTCACCAAAACCGGATGCAATGAGTTTGACTTTCCCATCATATGTACAAACATCACCAGCGGCATAAACCCCTTCGATATTTGTTTCCATTTTGGAGTTGACGATAATTGAATTTTTCGAAATTTCAAGTCCCCAATTTTTCATCGGACCAAGGGAGGAGACAAAACCGTAATTCACAATGACATCATCCACTGGAATCGTTTCCAATTGATCCCCACGAACTTCTTCCAATTGTACTTCTTTAATTCCGTTTTCATCACCTATAAGTTTTGTTGGGGTGAATGGCGTTTTTACGGCCACTTTAGAGGAAAGTAATTGTTCCACACTATGTTCATGTGCCCGGAATTTATCACGACGATGGACGATCGTCACTTGTTTGGCAATAGGTTCAAGCATCAAGGCCCAATCGACAGCGGAATCTCCACCTCCACAAATGAGGACACGTCGATCTTTAAACTTTTGCAAATCGGTAATAAAATAATGAAGGTTTTGCTCTTCAAATTGGCTTGCAGTTTCAATTTCTAGTTTCCGTGGTTGGAAGGCACCATTTCCTGCTGTAATAATAATCGTTTTACTATAATGTATTTCTTGATCTGTCGTTAGCTTAATCACTTGATCTTCTATCTTTTCGATGTTTTCGACAGATTGCTTCAGGCATACGGTTGTTTCGAATTGAGACATTTGTTCTTTTAAGCGGTCAACTAACTCTTGGGCTTTTACTTTAGGAAACCCGGCTACATCATAAATATATTTTTCCGGATAAAGGGCGGATAATTGGCCACCAAGATGTGGAAGGCTTTCGATAATTTTGACGCTCGCCTTTCTCAATCCACCATAAAACGCTGTAAATAAGCCGACAGGTCCTCCGCCGATAATCGTAATATCATATACCTTTTGATCCTCTCTCAAAGAAATACCTCCAATCATATTCGAAAAGTTAACATCATTTTATCACAGTACAATGCGGATCACCTAAAATTTGCTTCTTATTTTGGAGCAACTGAAACGAATGTGACAAACCTTTGAAAAGTATGACCGTCCCCATGTTTTCCAGGTTATTTTCTTTCCGCTTAGCTTCTTGCCACGTTACGAGAGGAATAGGAACTGCTCCTATTTTCATATGGCAAAATCAGGGAAGAGCCAGAATCATTTTTAATAAATAGAAGAATCCTCATTTTTCCCCTTACTAAAAAACTAGGGAAAGATCTTATGATTTAGTCCAATACGCTGTTTCCTTTCTTCAGTAATAAGGGATAGAGTTTTGGATTGCTATAGAGATCAAAGAAGCGACACCAAATGGAATCATCCATTCGAGTTTAAAGCCAGACTTGAAAGGAGAGATTTTGTTTTCGATGAACAAAATAAAGCCGGAATCCGTTTAAAAAGGTTAGGGATCCCGGCTTTAAATATTTTAAGCTTCCTCTACGTTTTCTTTTCCATTTCCTTCACAATGTCGGCAAGTTTCAGAACCGCCTAATAGGAGTTGAAAATATCCACTACCTGAACAATAGGTGCATTCTTTTTGTTTTGTTTCAGTTTTCATATGTTCCACTCCTTTATAATTTATTGAATTTTCTGATAATATAACATTTTTTACCCCCTTTTGGCAATAATAATTTTTTCCAATATAAAAGGGTATTTGAATAACTTATGACATTCCTGTGTATTTCTCGCTATTTTGTACTATTTTGTTGACGGAAATTGAAACATTCAGTACACTTATTTTTGTGTCGAGGGAGGTGGATCCTTATGCATATCGCAGTTTTATTAATATCGATGCTATTGTTTTTTGTTTTATTTTTTGGAATTGGCTTTATTTTAAATATGTTATTACGTATGACTTGGATCATGGCTTTTCTCTTTCCGATTGTGACCATTATTTTAATTGATGGAATCAGTACATGGGATTACTTCACAAATACGAGTGAAGCATTTCGTATATTAGGAACAAAGATTACGTCATTAAAAGTTCCGGATATTTTAATTGTACTAAGTGGATTGGCTGGAGCCATCGTCTCAGGGACTACGATGAGAATTCTTCGAAAAAAAGGATACCGGATGTTTTAAGACTCTACTTTATTTTAGTAGGTCTTTTTTTACTGTTTAGGAAAAATTAAAATTAAAAACTGTGGATATTCCTACGATAAGTCAACATCAGCTCGTGCACTGCCTCAAAGTGTTTCCTATATCTCAGTCGAAAACTACGAAATCGTATGTCAGACCTGCGGCGCTTTGGCATTTTTTCTTTTTGAATAAAATCCCCCAAGTTTGGAAACGACTAAATTTGGGAGGAATGATATTAAAAATGGGAAATTTACCAAAAATGGCAAAGCGTCTTCTCATGACAATCTTGTTTTTGGCTGCGATATTATCAACATATGAAGCAGTATCAGGAGTGGAAGCAAGTGTATTAATAAATAAATTTTTTCAAGGGAAAAAAACGTCGGAGCGTTATTCACATTTTGAAAAGGATCCCTCTGCCCTTTTAGCAAAAAATAGGTTGCCAGAACAAAGGAAATTAGAAGAGGAGATGAATTGGTCCGTTTATCCGAAGGCAACCGTGTTAGCCACTGGCTATACAGCGGGGATCGAATCAACAGGGAAAACACCTAATCACCCTGGCTATGGGATCACTTATTCTGGTGTGAAAGTAAAAAGAGATTTATATTCTACTATTGCAGCGGATACGAATGTTTTCCCGATCGGGACGATTTTGTTTGTTCCAAATTATGGTTATGGGGTTGTGGCGGATACGGGTAGTGCGATAAAAGGGCATAAAATCGACCTATATTATGAAACAGTAAAAGATGTTTACGATGAATGGGGCAAGAAAACGGTAGAGGTATACGTCGTAAAAAAAGGAAACGGTACTTTAACAGAAGAACAGTTGAAACTATTAAATGAAGATGAAGCGATGCAAGTCTTTCGAGAACAGTATATCAAAACGAAAGATGAGTAAAAAGCGTGCTGGCAACACGCTTTCATTTTGTAATTTAACCAAAGATCGAATGGAGCGGAATATCCTTATATACTTCAGGATGCAATCGGGTTCCTAATTGATGCAACCCTTTTATTAACCGTGGTGACGGTCGGCAGTATAGTTCCTCTTCCATCACAAAAATTTTATGATTCTTTACAGCAGGAAGTTCTGTCCAACCAGGTCTTTTCTTCACGATGGCTGGGTTTATTTTTTCCGTTCGAACCCCGACCCAAGCAAGTAGAATATAGTCTGGATTCTTTTCAAGGACCTCTGACCACTCCGTCTTATGACTGGATGTATCTTGATCAGCGAATAGGTTCATGGCACCAGCCGCTTCACTGAGTTCCGTTAACCAATTGATTTTTCCAGGAGAGAAAACGGGCTTTGGCCACCATTCCCAATATAATGTTGGTTTTTCCCTGATTTCCTGTGCTGCTTGTTTAAATAAAGATAATTGACGTAAATAAATTTCTACGAATTCTTCTGCTTTCTCCAAAGCGCCACAAACTTTTCCAACTTCTTTTAATGATTCCCCAATTTCTTCGAATGATTGAGGATTGGTCACAATATAAGGTAAATTTCTTTCTTTCAATCGTTCAATATTTTTTTCCATTCCAGGGACACTTAAGGATGCAAGGACGATATCTGGGTTTAACTTTTCTAATTCATCCATATTAATGTCCAAATCAGATCCGAGCCGTGGTAAAAGATTGACACTTTCAGGCCAATCTGAATAATTATCTACACCAACTAATTGATCGGTTAGACCCAAAAATCCAACCAATTCTGTATTGCTAGGGCAGATGGAGACAATTCGCATATACACTCGCACCTCCGCTTTAAGAATATCAACCATAGTATAGCATAGGAACCTATAAGAATTGTGTAAGAAAAATATTTTGAAACACGAAGTAATGAGGTTTTTCAGCTATAATGAAGAATGGAGGTGGGAATATGTTTAAAGTAAATCAACTTGACCCTTTTCAACATGAATCGTCATGTTTATTCATAGGGGTTTTTGAAAAACCAGTAAAATTTGAAGGAATATTACAACCATTAGATGATGCCTTTTCGGGACAATTAACCGATTTAGTAAAGGAAGGGGAATTATCAGCTAAAAGAAATGCCGTGACAACCGTATATTCTTTCGGAAAAATTCCCGCAAAAAAAGTGGTGTTCATTGGCTTAGGTAAAGAAAAACAACTTTCATTTGAACAATTAAAAGAAGTGTTTGGCAACGCTTTTAAAAAGGTGAAAAATGCAGAAAAAGTAGGTGTTTACCTAGATTCTTTTATCACGGAATCGATCGATGTATTCGATGCTGCTAGAGCATTAAGTGAAGCTTTCCATTTATCTACCTATCAATTTTATGGTTATAAACAAAAGGCCCAAACTAGGGATCGAGCCGTTAAGGAAATCGAAGTGTACTCGAGGGAAGAAGTTTCAGAGCTAACGGATTCACTCAAAATAGGCAACGCTTTTGCTAAAGGAACAAATTCTGCTAGAACACTTGTCAATATTCCTAGCAATTTATTAACCGCTGAAGAATTAGCAAATTATGCTGTAGAATTAGGAAAAAAATATGCTTTCGAAGTAGAAATTTTAGAAAAAGAAGAGATTGAAAAATTAGGAATGGGAGCGTTTTTAGCTGTCAATCAAGGATCTAGTAATCCTC
Proteins encoded in this region:
- a CDS encoding YuiB family protein, with amino-acid sequence MLMHIAVLLISMLLFFVLFFGIGFILNMLLRMTWIMAFLFPIVTIILIDGISTWDYFTNTSEAFRILGTKITSLKVPDILIVLSGLAGAIVSGTTMRILRKKGYRMF
- a CDS encoding cobalamin-binding protein, giving the protein MRIVSICPSNTELVGFLGLTDQLVGVDNYSDWPESVNLLPRLGSDLDINMDELEKLNPDIVLASLSVPGMEKNIERLKERNLPYIVTNPQSFEEIGESLKEVGKVCGALEKAEEFVEIYLRQLSLFKQAAQEIREKPTLYWEWWPKPVFSPGKINWLTELSEAAGAMNLFADQDTSSHKTEWSEVLEKNPDYILLAWVGVRTEKINPAIVKKRPGWTELPAVKNHKIFVMEEELYCRPSPRLIKGLHQLGTRLHPEVYKDIPLHSIFG
- a CDS encoding HesB/IscA family protein → MSELITITEAAASQVKEMMKHNEEEGAFLRVAIKGGGCSGLSYGMGFDHEKNEGDQQLEQHGISILVDEESAAILKGTVIDYKQSMLGGGFTIDNPNAIASCGCGSSFRTATNTGKPEEC
- a CDS encoding 3D domain-containing protein — translated: MGNLPKMAKRLLMTILFLAAILSTYEAVSGVEASVLINKFFQGKKTSERYSHFEKDPSALLAKNRLPEQRKLEEEMNWSVYPKATVLATGYTAGIESTGKTPNHPGYGITYSGVKVKRDLYSTIAADTNVFPIGTILFVPNYGYGVVADTGSAIKGHKIDLYYETVKDVYDEWGKKTVEVYVVKKGNGTLTEEQLKLLNEDEAMQVFREQYIKTKDE
- a CDS encoding NAD(P)/FAD-dependent oxidoreductase, whose protein sequence is MREDQKVYDITIIGGGPVGLFTAFYGGLRKASVKIIESLPHLGGQLSALYPEKYIYDVAGFPKVKAQELVDRLKEQMSQFETTVCLKQSVENIEKIEDQVIKLTTDQEIHYSKTIIITAGNGAFQPRKLEIETASQFEEQNLHYFITDLQKFKDRRVLICGGGDSAVDWALMLEPIAKQVTIVHRRDKFRAHEHSVEQLLSSKVAVKTPFTPTKLIGDENGIKEVQLEEVRGDQLETIPVDDVIVNYGFVSSLGPMKNWGLEISKNSIIVNSKMETNIEGVYAAGDVCTYDGKVKLIASGFGEAPTAVNNAKAYMDPKARVQPLHSTSIFEQ
- a CDS encoding DUF2225 domain-containing protein; its protein translation is MDEITPLYGKKEKCLFCHKSFITNKVRSRFIKVIGHDTDLCPIYENNDINPLFYNVKVCPHCGFSFTEDFSPYFSPNTKGQIEAHVCAQWVPQEKYEKERNIQVAINSYKLAAYCANLKKEKHITIAGLLLRTAWLYRELKNEKQETRFLKLAADHYYESYMADDFTGTQMTDVKVLYLIGELNKRIGKWEKASTYFSKVIEKQRYSTEKRIIEMAREQWYELRDTMKEVK
- a CDS encoding YuiA family protein, translating into MKTETKQKECTYCSGSGYFQLLLGGSETCRHCEGNGKENVEEA